A single region of the Gemmatimonadaceae bacterium genome encodes:
- the pheT gene encoding phenylalanine--tRNA ligase subunit beta, whose product MNASYEWLRDFVPFALSPEELRDLLTSRVATVDDIVRLRADLDEIVVARVVEVERHPNADHLWVTKVDAGSGELRDVVCGAPNVTAGALYPFAAVGSTLPGGLKLEKRKIRGVVSEGMLCSARELDLGTDHEGIMALDVNVSPGTKFLDAVAVGDVRLVVDVLPNRPDLLSHEGLAREIAAAISVPLRVPAIPGHTDSPGPAVGRQPHATVMVEDVSGCPRYMAAIIRDVKIAPSPSWLAARVEAVGSRSINNVVDATNYMLHGFGQPMHAFDLSRLEGNRIVVRRARNGEKIRTLDGIERILDPEMTVIADGSSAQAIAGVIGGEGSEVTDATTDILLEVASFDARRVRATRRKLGVSSDASYRFERGVDAHACSRHLRYAIELITAVAGGTLDGDPADVCATLPIPPVIPVRSQRIETLLGEAIDSEEIDRELTSIGFSVATGKRDDGISVTPPTWRSDVVAEVEVIEEVARLHGYDKFSSEIRPFRPGSVPDAPLHLLSARVRNACVAAGLLEVRPLPFTRSNDKRSLKVRNPLAEDEAFLRQDILDTLARRAELNLAHMQRTIRLFEIGAVFLSNEAGKGALPDERIHLAILVLGDRRPPHFTEPRPPHYDEWDAKGIAESLGGAVFPGHVISCVPAEGDALWTITAADVKVGIVRPVPLDAPAWAAPAFGIEIDLEALSAWPGRMYSASPGAADRRSDGTVGKRSGDAGARAAPAVSAPARFYTPIPAMPAMDVDIALIVPDRIDAGQVERVIREAAGELLERLALFDEFRGAGVPEGSRSLAWRLTFRHPERTLREREIQGRTERIVKALEGELGVRQRTA is encoded by the coding sequence ATGAACGCATCGTACGAGTGGCTGCGCGACTTCGTTCCCTTTGCGCTCAGCCCGGAAGAGCTTCGGGACCTTTTGACTTCGCGAGTCGCGACGGTCGACGACATCGTTCGTCTCCGCGCTGATCTCGACGAGATCGTCGTTGCCCGGGTGGTCGAAGTCGAGCGTCACCCCAACGCCGATCATCTCTGGGTTACGAAAGTCGATGCCGGGTCCGGCGAGCTTCGGGATGTCGTATGCGGAGCCCCCAACGTGACCGCGGGTGCGCTGTATCCTTTCGCTGCCGTTGGCTCGACGCTCCCGGGTGGACTCAAGCTCGAGAAGCGAAAGATCAGAGGAGTCGTATCGGAAGGCATGCTGTGCTCGGCGAGGGAGCTCGACCTCGGGACCGATCACGAAGGCATCATGGCGCTCGACGTGAACGTGAGCCCGGGGACGAAGTTCCTCGATGCCGTCGCCGTCGGTGACGTCCGGCTCGTGGTGGATGTACTGCCGAATCGTCCCGATCTCCTTTCGCACGAAGGATTGGCTCGCGAGATAGCGGCAGCCATCAGTGTCCCGTTGCGCGTGCCCGCGATTCCGGGTCATACCGATTCTCCTGGCCCAGCCGTCGGCAGGCAACCGCACGCGACTGTCATGGTTGAGGATGTCTCTGGATGCCCTCGCTACATGGCAGCCATCATCCGCGACGTAAAAATCGCGCCAAGCCCTTCGTGGCTTGCGGCGCGAGTGGAAGCAGTGGGTTCCCGCTCGATTAACAATGTCGTTGACGCAACGAATTACATGTTGCACGGATTCGGCCAGCCGATGCACGCCTTCGATCTTTCGCGGCTCGAAGGAAATCGGATCGTCGTTCGCCGCGCACGAAACGGTGAAAAGATCAGAACACTGGACGGCATCGAGCGCATCCTCGATCCCGAGATGACCGTCATCGCGGACGGCAGCAGCGCGCAGGCGATCGCGGGCGTAATCGGCGGAGAAGGCAGCGAGGTCACCGATGCGACAACGGACATTCTGCTCGAGGTTGCGTCGTTCGACGCGCGGCGAGTGCGTGCCACTCGCCGGAAGCTCGGCGTATCGAGCGATGCCAGCTATCGGTTCGAGCGGGGCGTCGACGCCCATGCGTGTTCCCGCCATCTCCGATACGCGATCGAGCTCATCACGGCGGTGGCCGGAGGCACGCTTGACGGCGACCCTGCGGATGTTTGCGCAACGCTTCCCATACCGCCCGTGATTCCGGTTCGCAGCCAGCGTATCGAGACACTGCTCGGTGAGGCGATCGATAGCGAAGAGATCGACCGGGAACTAACGTCGATCGGGTTCTCAGTCGCGACTGGCAAGCGCGACGATGGTATCTCAGTGACGCCACCGACATGGCGGAGCGACGTCGTCGCCGAGGTGGAGGTGATCGAGGAGGTCGCCCGCCTGCACGGATACGACAAGTTCTCCTCGGAGATCAGGCCGTTCCGACCAGGGAGCGTTCCAGATGCGCCGCTTCATCTTCTCTCGGCGCGTGTTCGGAATGCCTGTGTCGCGGCTGGACTGCTCGAGGTGCGCCCTCTCCCGTTCACCCGCAGCAACGACAAGCGCTCGCTGAAGGTCCGCAACCCACTGGCGGAGGACGAGGCATTTCTTCGACAGGACATTCTCGACACGCTCGCCCGGCGCGCGGAGCTCAACCTCGCGCATATGCAGCGCACGATTCGCCTCTTCGAGATTGGAGCGGTCTTTTTGAGTAACGAAGCGGGCAAGGGAGCGCTGCCCGACGAGCGAATTCATCTCGCGATACTAGTGCTGGGAGATCGACGTCCTCCGCACTTCACCGAGCCGCGTCCGCCCCACTACGACGAGTGGGATGCGAAAGGAATTGCCGAATCGCTCGGCGGGGCTGTGTTTCCCGGTCATGTGATATCGTGCGTGCCGGCGGAAGGCGACGCCCTTTGGACCATCACCGCAGCCGACGTGAAGGTCGGCATTGTTCGGCCCGTGCCTCTCGATGCACCTGCCTGGGCGGCTCCGGCATTCGGAATTGAAATCGACCTCGAGGCACTTTCCGCTTGGCCTGGCCGGATGTATTCGGCGTCTCCAGGCGCGGCTGATCGGCGCTCGGATGGGACCGTCGGCAAACGATCCGGCGACGCGGGTGCACGCGCTGCGCCAGCCGTATCTGCCCCCGCGCGTTTTTACACGCCGATTCCAGCCATGCCAGCGATGGATGTGGACATCGCCCTCATCGTTCCGGATCGGATCGATGCGGGGCAGGTGGAGCGTGTCATCCGCGAGGCGGCGGGAGAGCTACTCGAGCGGCTGGCGCTGTTCGACGAGTTCCGCGGCGCGGGGGTACCGGAGGGGTCGCGTAGTCTCGCCTGGCGATTGACGTTCAGACATCCGGAGCGCACACTACGCGAGCGCGAGATTCAGGGAAGAACGGAAAGGATCGTGAAAGCTCTAGAGGGAGAACTTGGCGTCAGACAGCGAACTGCCTGA
- a CDS encoding cell division protein ZapA, producing the protein MTSRKNVVKVTILGGEYTLRTETSPEHARAVAAYVDDTISETMQGSQMVESHKAAILAALRIAGELFEARDEAARLTTSLRELSDEIRPWLPPAKRHD; encoded by the coding sequence ATGACCTCCCGAAAGAATGTCGTGAAGGTCACGATACTTGGCGGCGAGTACACTCTCCGCACCGAGACCTCACCGGAGCACGCGCGTGCGGTAGCGGCTTATGTCGACGACACAATCTCAGAGACGATGCAAGGCAGCCAGATGGTCGAGAGCCACAAGGCGGCAATTCTTGCCGCTCTCCGCATCGCCGGCGAGCTTTTCGAGGCGCGGGATGAGGCGGCCCGCCTTACCACGTCGCTGCGCGAGCTGAGTGACGAAATCCGCCCCTGGCTCCCCCCCGCCAAGCGGCACGATTAA